AGCAGGGTTAGCACTTGTACTGCTATTGCTCACAATGTCTTTACCATTGGTGCCACTGGGATTAGTAGTGGATATAGTAGtcgtagtagtagtagtttgtCCAGTGGTTGGGGGGCTTGTGGCGTTCATTACATTAGTGTGAGTCCTTGTGCGGGACAAAGGGAGGTGAGGGAAGAGAATGTCTTCCGTAAGGTCCCACAGACACAACTGGGTGTCCTGACCCACTGAGCCAAACCTGTATGTTACACTAACAGGTCGACTGTCAGTAGAGTTCCTCTTAGAAAGACGAGAGTGAGCGCTGTtagctctgtctctgcctgCACCAAAGTGAATCTGCTCATGGAATTCCTCATCACTGCCACTGAACTCAGCAGGGGGGTCACCATCCTCcacgctggtggtgcagtggtcaaATGCCACCACACTCACCCATGACTTGTGACCGTGCCCTCGTGCAATTACCCTACAGTCTGAAAACGACCACACCGTCACCAGGTCATCCTCCCCTCCCGCCACAATGTATCGTCCGTCTGGGCTCCAGCAGACACACAGTAAGCCACCAAAGTAGCTCTTCATAGTCCCGTGGAGCTCTGCGGCGTCAAAGCCAAACACACGCAGGAAGCCATCCTGGCTCGCACAAGCCAGAAACTTCCCGTCAGGGGAAAAGGCAAACTCATTGAGCGCTCCTTCGCCAACAGTCCAGCGCAGGAGCGGGTTGCGGGCTGACTTGCTCTTGCATGTATGCACCGCATAGTTTTCACCCTGCTTCAGGAGCTGGTAGTGCGGCGCCGTGGTGCCACAGGTGTTTTCCACATTGTACAAGTACATGCTGCCGCTTGAGTGGGCCACCAAAAACAAGCTTTCTGAACCAGGAACCCATCGCACACACGTTACTCGTGACTTGTCGATAAGTCTCTGAGGAAgtaggacagaaaaaaaggggaaaaaaagatcagtCAGCTAcgtatttcattatttaattgtggaaaactgaaacaaaatgtacataTGGTTTAAGTTATCTATGTATCATTAAGCTGGCCCAACTAACTGATTGGTACCCACCTCTTCATTGAAGAGTTTGCTGGTTTCCTTCTTGATCGGGTCTATGAGCTGCACCTGACCTGCTGAGAAGCCCACGAGCAGGGAGACGCTCTCTGCTGTAGCTGTGAGGGGGTTGAAGTCATGACATGTGGGCTGCGTTCCTTTGTATATCCTCTTGTCTATGGGCTTACTAAGATCGGCAGcctatggaaaaaaaaagaggtttattttaaaaatattggtGATTATTATAATTGGTGACTCTGCTAAGAAAAGACAAAGCTATGAGTTTGACAGACATTAACCTGGCAACTActtaaggaagaatgtgcgacttgttgatccagtagatgtcgcccttgagcaccagcgttataccaaaacaaactgtttttttggcgacacacctccaacccctctccactcgcgttgcaccaaggagttatcaattagaatgcACCATGATTAAGCATCATTAAGCGCAAGCAGCAGACAAAATAttccttggctcgagctgcaattgcctgtgtcctgcactgctgtgttagcatgcttatgttagcacactttggttaactcatagcttcatattgcacataaataaacacGGAATGGTCGTGATCTAAGACAATTACGTGACATcgaaataagcagtgagtaggctatgATATTCTTGATAATCCTTGATTAAAAGAGCTTTATACGCAaggctgtcccgtccatgtaaacatgatgtaaacacggcatgacaacaacagtacagctggcccgaatcacacttctcactcattgtagactgccatgactcagagagacattcacagaggatatacttaatttcagctgtatttgtgtgtaaaatCTTGCACATTCCtccttcaatgttttcaaagacCAGCCATTACTGATATTATTATACTGTAGGTTAACTGTTTACTCTATCCTCAAGTGAGTTATGCAACACAATGCAACTTAttttgaacaaaacaaatcagtgatgttttaataaaattaaaatatagtGTTAATATTCTGTTTTTCCCTCATACTATGTAACTCAATGTTTAATCTTAGACCTTTAGTTTAATGACCATAGTCAGTATTTCTTGCCAAACAATTGGTGATAATTGACTCTATTAATCACTGATTAAAAgtctatattattatttaatgagaAAGGAAACAATACAGTGACTTACACCTTTGGTAGGTGTTTACAAAACACCCAGATAGACCCAATGACCAGAGCTAATGCTAACTTAGCAGGAATCAATCTGGCATTGATTAGGTTTACAATTAATGGAATATTGTCAGTCAGTTTCAGCTACTAAGCCTTGTGATTGGATGAGTGGTAatgatgaaatacaaaaagaaaaactaagcATACACTGTGTATTTACACAAGTTACATgtaaacagaataaatgaatccaaactaaaTAATGAACTGTAATTAAACAAGCAGTTGGATAAACCTAAACtccctttttatttagaaagtgctttTAAGTGCTCTGAGTAGAGATGACTGTATTatgaaaagctgcatcatttcaatattattatttgttaCTCAACCAATAGTGAAGCCTGTTCGAGGGTTAAGCACATACTCATAGAACTGGAGTTACATCCAGTAACCAAACACAGCCCTCTGTGAGCccatgggtgacatcactcaggcttcgtccattattATTTAGAGTCGATGGCTGCCTGACACAAGTTGTTGGTGTGATTATTCAGAAACACATATTAGTTGTGCTCCAAATGGATGCATGCAAACTGTTTCCTGAGTTAAGAAAACCACATTTGGACTCTTTGGTGGATACGTTTGTTTATGTGCTGTAACATGAGACACAAAGCAAAAGCACAAGAATGACAGACTACTAACTATAAAATCACTTTCAAAATGACCACAAGCCACAAAACTAACCCGGATTGGAGCTGATCAAGGTGACAGCgaaaaaaacagttcaacatTGGATGGCTTTAGTAAGTGCAGGGACAAAACAAGGTGCAAGGAATGCAcatcaaaagaaaaaccttGACAAGTGCGGGATCAAAAATCCACCTGAAAGCAATAAGCAAAAGAGAATCGAGCAACAAAGCACAATTCCATCTCACAGATTTTCTTCAGGTGTTGATAAGTAAGGGCAGCACAACCAAAGCCATTTGCTTCCCTGAAACTTTTCAGCTCAGGTGACGAATATTAAATAAAGGATGGCTGTACAACTTTACATTATGTTGCAACCAGCTCTGCTGCCATTCACTGTAATGGACTCATTGGCTGACAGCGGTGTCAGAAGTCTTGCATAAGAGATGCTCTTGgtgtgctgattttttttaggaTGAATGGCTGCACGCTGACTTTCTATGTCTGTTTGGAAACctaatgttttcacatcacagAAGAAACGTGTGACACTTTGGAAAATTCTGCCATATTGTTATTGGAAACCTTCATCAAAATATACCATATGTTTTCATCATAAACTTGAATTTCtgtgtaataaaaacaacattggaATAACATTGATGCTGCTCTTAACAGCTGAAATTAGCGATACTGATCCAAAAATACTATTTAGCCTGCCTTTGAGTATATTAAGTATTGAGGGAGAAAATCTAACTATTCTTACAACAGTGATAAACATCACTGAAGACTCCTCACAAAACCCGGACACACACTGTTGAAAGTCCTCCTCTCCAGGAAGCGGACAGTTCACTGTACGCcaaaacattcagacacaagAACAGTTTCCTCTTCGGGCTGTTCATCCGATGAATACTTAACAGTCACTGAGTGTCAGAACTGTCACTGTGCAATAACCCCTGGAACAAAACACCCACATTGAATTTAAATATGATAAGTCAACCAAATATTGCAAATAttgttctcctccttctctgacaTCAATCTATTCAAACTGCCCTAATGTAAATAGTGTAAAAACATCTACCTTGTGTAAATTAACCCCTCTGTTACCTATTTACATAatttattatgtttgttttagcATCTTTTGCTCTAATCACTAACAACACTGTTTTCTCATGTAAGCATGGACAtacagttttgtgtttgtcaatgTTTACTATTCAATGTTATACTTTTGTTCATAGAGAGCACAGTCTATCCAAGTCAAATTCTTTGTCGGCGTGAGCACACCTAGCCAATAatgctgattctgattctaatgATGTTTACTACGCTGTCAAATACTGAGAGGCAAATCGATGAGATCCCCTGAATTGGAGAAGTAGAGGCACAGTTCTCACTGGCAGGCTTGGCTTCTCTTGTTAGTCTGTTTATACTGTCGTTTCTTCAGGGACAACCACATCATCAGCATGATCACCACAGTCACAGTCACCATCTCTGCTAAACAAGACCAAACATGGCTTgctgcagtgacatcatcactgtgtGCAACCAAACAGTGGGTCTCATTGCATCACACCCCAGACCCTGATAGtggagtgcacacacacacacctttacatCACGAATAATCCATTTCTTTGGAGCACTCCCGtagcttttaatgtgaaacactGGGACAACAACTCTGCTGGAGAACACTGTTGACAACTTCCTACCAATGCAGCGTTATGACTACAGTGTGTACAGACTTGGGATAAACAGACCAGTCATGAAGCATGACATGAGAACCCTATTAACACGGAAATCACACGTAACAGCTACTCACAAATTGAGAATTCAAACAGTGGTTGGACTCAGAAGTGCCCATTGAAgagctacaaaaacaaactgtggcGACGTTAGCTGAGAATGCTAATTAGCTCATAACTTAGCCAGGTCTGCTACATGGCCTTGTCTTGACAATCTGCGCACTTCAATGACAGAGGCTGAGAGAGTTGACAGCCGggttgaaacatgtttgaagatgCCAAACCAATGGGCAGCTCCTGGACAGCGCGGGCTTCGTCTCTGCATTCAATATTGTTTACCTTTCTGACGCCTTTGTAGATATAAAAGTAGAGTTCCCGGCCCACATTGAAACAGATCCTGTCGCAGTTGCCGGACTGGTCGTTCACGTTGACGAAGGAGACCTTGACGGGATTCGAGCCCTGCGAGTTGAAAGGCACCCTGTTCGGGCGGCTGTATTCGGAGTGAGTGAGGAGTTTATAGACGCCTTCTCGTGTGGTGAATTGAGTTTTAATTTCGTTcatctccttccctcctccctccgcCGCCATCTTGGAAATTGGCGTGCATCCTTGTCCGGGCCCCGGATGTTACCAACAGCGCATGCGTTGGACCGTTGGAGTCTAGAAGCCATGCGTGCAAAATTATAAAGTCATGTGAGACTAAACCAACTAGAAGATAAACACTGAGTATTATTGTTATAGAACCAAGGTTTACATAACCCGATACTAATAGCATAATATCGATTAATGAATACAGAAGCTAGACCAACTGTGACAATTTAATGCTCACTGATTACTACAGAAATATGTAATAAGACAGAGAATGTATAGGCCTATTGAAAACTTTTAACAGAATGTAATAGACGAAAGGGTCATTTTTAAGTCATAGTTTACAACAACACCATAAATAACTTCCTTACTTATTATAAGGCAAGCAATGTGTTTGTTGGGTAATGTGTCTATATTTTGCTGGAACTGTTTAAGGCTCCgaagaaaagcagcagataaCCTATTAGAATACAATTtgcatatatctatatatatatggttCCTCCTTAAAGTGATTGCAACAGATCTCCATATTTCTCAGTTATGTGACACCCCACTTCTCGTAGTGTCTGCTATTACCTAGAAACATTTCAATTACATAACAGAGCTGTAGCAAGTGTAGTACAGTGCCATCCTCTGGTCAGCTGAAGTAAAGCCCACAATGGACCAGAGAATTCCAGCATTCTCTTCTAACACATGGTTTTATTAATTTTCTAGTCCCACATTTGGAAATAAAACCTTGAAGTATATTAAACGTTTTATGGATACAACTTGACTTtgaaaatatcactcaaatttATTATTGTATAATAACAATTCCCTGTGCAACGCTAGCAGACATTCGTCAAGAGTTTATTCTGTCAAATTCAGACAACTTCATAGACGTGTTTTGTGTGATACAGAAATAATACA
The Labrus mixtus chromosome 12, fLabMix1.1, whole genome shotgun sequence genome window above contains:
- the LOC132985142 gene encoding WD repeat-containing protein 20-like; translation: MAAEGGGKEMNEIKTQFTTREGVYKLLTHSEYSRPNRVPFNSQGSNPVKVSFVNVNDQSGNCDRICFNVGRELYFYIYKGVRKAADLSKPIDKRIYKGTQPTCHDFNPLTATAESVSLLVGFSAGQVQLIDPIKKETSKLFNEERLIDKSRVTCVRWVPGSESLFLVAHSSGSMYLYNVENTCGTTAPHYQLLKQGENYAVHTCKSKSARNPLLRWTVGEGALNEFAFSPDGKFLACASQDGFLRVFGFDAAELHGTMKSYFGGLLCVCWSPDGRYIVAGGEDDLVTVWSFSDCRVIARGHGHKSWVSVVAFDHCTTSVEDGDPPAEFSGSDEEFHEQIHFGAGRDRANSAHSRLSKRNSTDSRPVSVTYRFGSVGQDTQLCLWDLTEDILFPHLPLSRTRTHTNVMNATSPPTTGQTTTTTTTISTTNPSGTNGKDIVSNSSTSANPANSLPGTLPRSNSLPQATNPPGGSTPNSHTGSSTNSSGSTKGNSIIDSAFIATGVSKFATLSLHDSRKERHEKDHKRNHSMGHISSKSSDKLNQLSSSRTAKAEVAKTLGTMLCPRMEDVPLLEPLVCKKIAHERLTVLIFLEDCLVTACQEGFVCTWARPGKVGLLSSQNNPANSPSGTVV